CAACTTCCAGCTGATGGATTCTATTTCTAAATAGCTGATAATCACCCATGAGACTGTAGGCTTCATCCAGATTTCTGGCTCTTATCTGGGTTATTATACTTTTAATTGCATTATTTTCAGGAGTCGGATTAACATCACCCATTTCGTCAAATAATTTAAGTGACTTATTTACCAGCTCCTTTTTATCTTCAAAGTCAATTGTTTCACTTAGAGCCACATCACTAATCCAGCAGCTTAAATGCTGGTTAAAAATAGTGTCGTAATATTTGCATGCATTGTTTTTCTTAAGTACATCTACTGTATTATTATATCCTTCAATTAATCCATCTAAATAATGCATTCCTTTAGATAAACTTGTTGAGCTGTTATCACCAGTTCTTAATCTGAAATTATAAACAATATCATTTATAAAGACTATTTTTGAGGCATTCACAAAAGCATCAATCATAAAAGTTAAATCTTCGGCAAAAACTCCTTCCGGAAAAGTTATTTCATTTTTATTAAGGAAATCTTTTGGAAATATCATTCTCCATATATTATTTATTGAAAAAAAGCGTAAATCTTCATCAATTGAATTTAAAACAACATCATGTGTAATCCAGTCTTCAGGAACTATTTTTTGCTCTCCAAATGTTTGGAATTTTCCGATAGCTACATCACATGAATTTTCAGTAACTGCATTGTATAACTTTTCAACACTTTCGGGCAGGTAATTGTCGTCATGATCAATAAACATTATATATTCTGCTGTAGAATTGGCTATTCCTATGTTTCTGGCTCTTCCTGGTGTTCCTGTTTTTTTACCTGATTCGAAGGTTTTTATATTTTCATATTTTTCACAATAGTGGTTTATTAACTCCTGTGTGTTGTCAGTAGAGTAATCATCAACAATAATCAGTTCTATATTTTCAAATCCGATGCTCTGGTTCATAATTGAAGCTATTGTTGAATCTAAAAATTCTACACTATTGTATGTTGGAATAATAACAGTGACTTTATAAGACATAAATTTATTTTTATGTTAAGGTATTATATAATATATTATGAATTTGTCTAAATCAATTAAAAGCAATCCTTTGGCTTACATAGCCATGAAATCAAAAGCCAATCCTAAAAAGATTTCAATGTATAAAAAAATTTATTCAAGGATTAAAAATTTGGAATTAATTGATAAAGACAAATATTTGGCTATTCATGATGACTGCAAAACTCAGGATATGGATGTTAACCTTCATTATCTCTATTATGGAGTTAAAGATGATTTGGCTACTCAGCAGTCATATATCACAGATGTATTTAACCTTGAATTTTATAAAAACAGATATAGTGTTGAAAATCCTGTTTTTGATTATGTTTTAGAAGGATTTTTTAAAAACAATCAAATCAATGTTTTTGACAGTAGGTATGTCAATACACTTGAAACTCCTATCTTCAATCAGTATTATGGGGGTCAAAATGATAAACTGCTTTCGGAAGTTAAAGATAATTGCTATATAACTGATAAGCGAACTTTAATTCCATATATTCAGCTTGAAAAACCTATATATTCAGATAAAATTAGAATTGGTGTTTTTACAAATGATCCTTTTGAAAATTTGGCCCCATGTCCATATATCCGACTTCATGCCCCATTTAATCAGCTAAGCAAATCTGATAAATACACCTTTTTCATGTATGGTATGGATAGCTATGTTATGATGGATATAGACAATATTTTAAGGTCTAAGCTATTTGATATTGTTGTTGTCCAAAGAATTTTGCCGTTTTTGGATTTGTTACTGGCCAGATGCAAAAAGCATGGTATTAAAGTTGTTTATGAAACTGATGATGATTTGTTGGGTGTTGAAAAAAACAGTCCTTCTTTTGAATATGTTGACAGTGTCAGAAGTCAAATAACTAATTTCATTGATAATGCAGATGCAGTAACTGTTACCACTCCTAATTTAGCTTCCAAATTTGATTCAGATAAGACTATGATAATACATAATTATTATGTAAATACTGTTTTTGATGTTAAAAAAGATATTAAAAGAGGTGGTAAATTAAAGTTAGGGTATTATGGAACATTAACTCATTCTAAAGATTTGTTTTTAATTAAAGATGTTATTTTAAAGCTTAAAGAAAAATATGATTTTGATTTTGAGGTAATCGGAGGCTTTAATGCAGAGGATAATGTATGTGAAGACTGGTATGATGCTGTTGAGCTTCCTTCAAATAATATGTGTTTTGAGGTATTTATGCCATGGCTTTCAAAAGTGGCTAATTGGGATGTTGCATTAGTTCCTTTGGAGAATTCAAAATTTAATTTGGGAAAAAGTGAATTAAAATATATTGAATTGGCAGTATTGGGGATTCCAGGCGTTTATAGTGATATGCCTGTTTATAATGGTGTGGTTAAAGATGGTATCAATGGTTTATTAGCGAAGGATACTGAAGAATGGGTTTTAAAAATTGAAAAATTGCTTTTGGATTTGTCTTTAAGAGAAAATATTCGTAAAAACGCTCTGGAGGATGTTTTAAAAAATTATTCTTTAGATGATGTTGTAAGTATGTGGGATGAACTATTTTCAAAATTGATTTAAGTTTATTTAATATTTTATAAACTTTACTTGATTTTTCTTAAAAATTATTATAATAAATGATTTAGCTACTTATTTTGGACATTATTTCCATAGTATAAAGTGTTTTTATATAGTTCTTTGTTTAATATATGTTAAACTGTATATTGTTGTTGTATATTTGCTTGCTAACTGTTTTAAACAATAAGGTTAATTTAGTTTTATGTAAAATTTAATTTTATTTAGTTTCTATTTTCCCACAGTTTCGGATGTTTTAGTTGTTGCAGTATTTATTTAAGTATTAATAATTGTTATAGCATTTATTATTTCAATAATTTAATTAAAATTCTTAATTAAATTATAATAAAAAGTATAATATTTTATTTCATTTTTAAAGCTTTTTCAGTTTCATATATTATTTTTAAATATATTAAAAAAATTAATTACTATATTTATACCATAATTTTATATACAATTAATTTTAAAGTTGATTAGTGTGGATTTTTTTATTATTGAATGTTATTCATAATGAAAAAATTTACATATATGGAATATGGTGATTTGAATGTTAGAAGAGTATATACCTTTTATAGGTTTATTAATTTTCGGTAATATTGAAAACTTAGTATTATCTTCACAAGGTGTGGTTGCCGGAGCAAATATTTTAAAATTAAGTATTTACAGTATTATTTGTGTTCTTATTTGGCTTATTGTAGGAACTGTAGGGGCTACTGTTGCTGCACAATATGCTAGTTTCATTGATTTTGTTGGCGGTCTTGCTATCTTTATATTAGGTCTTCAAGCAATGTATGAATCCATTGCAAATAAATAGTTAATAGGGGATTAAAATATGGCAAATGAATTTAAACAATTTATGGGATTATTAATTTTTGGTAATATTGAAAATTTAATATTGTCTGCACAAGGTGCAACAGCACATGTTGACCCATTCATATTAGGTGGGTTAAGTTTAATTTGTGTAGTTTGCTGGCTTTTAATAGGTACTTTTGGTACTAAATTCGCTATTAAATATGCTAGACACATTAACTTTATTGGCGGCCTTGCTATCTTCATTTTAGGTATTCAATCTATGATTGGAGCAATTCCAGGTATGTTAAAATTTTTTTAAGCATTTTTAATTTTTAGTTTGAAAAAGTTTTTAATCATTAAGTGTCTTAAAAACTTTTTTAAGCTATTATCTTTTTTTAGATATATTTAATTAATATTAAAATGAAAATTATTATCAGTTATTTTAATAAATTGTTTTGCTGATTTTTATGACTGAGAATAATGTTGACCCTTATGAAGTAGTTAAAAAGAGATATGAATCAACAGTAGACAGCTTTGTTTTAAGTGATTTATTCCAACCTACTTTAGAAAGCAATCAGGAATTAATTGATGATGTTAAAGATAACAGATTAGTTATTTACACAGCGTTTACAGGAAATTATGATGAATTGAAAGAACCTGAGTTTATTGATGAAAATTGTGATTATGTATGCTTTACAGAAAATCCTGATTTGGAATCTGACACATGGGAAATAGTTCAAATGGAAAAGTCAACATTGGATGATAACAGAAAAGCAAAACAATACAGGTTATTTACAGATAAATACTTCCCAGAGTATAAATACAGTTTTTGGTTAGATGGAACTTTTAAAATCGTTGGAAGTATCAGGGAGTACATTTACAAGTATGCAAAATCTAAAATGCTTGTTGTTGTTCATCCGGAAAGAGACTGTATTTATGACGAGGCAGTAATGTCAATGCCGTTTCCAAGATATTCAAATTACACCATGACCAAACAGGTTGAAAAGTACCGTTCTGAAGGAATGCCTGAACATTACGGTCTTCCAGCTACTGGTGCATTATTTAGGGCACATAACGATCCTGAAATTATTTCAATCATGAGGCAATGGTGGAGGGAAGTTGTAAACTACACTAATCAGGACCAGTTAAGTCTGCCTTATGTCATGTGGAAAAATAATTTTCACCCGTCAGTTTCGGATGTTTATTATTGGGTTAATGAATACTGGTCTAAAGAAGGAAGTTATCAACATAATTTTGAAATTGAAGATTATATAACTAGCAGAAATTTAATTGAATCTTTGGAGGGTAATATTAAAGATAAAAACACTTTAACTAAAGAGGAAATCAATTTGCTATTCAATGATATTGATGCACTTAGGGATGAAGCTAATGCATTAAACATAGCTCGTGATCATTGGGATAGACAGATTAGGGGAGTTAGAAATTCAACTTCTTGGAAATTAACTAGTAAGTTACGTAATATGCGAAATAGGGGAAACAATGACTAAACATTTGATTAATTTCTTGATTAAATCCAATTTTGATTTTAGAAAAGCCATGAAAAATTATAAATATTATGGGGCTATTGAAGAATCCGGGCTTTTTGATGAAAAGTTTTACTCTAAAACTTATGATGATGTTAAGGGGGACGGTTTAACTCATTATCTGGTTAAAGGATACTTGGAAGGAAGGCTTCCGAGTCTGGATTTTGACCCCGACTTTTATAATAATAATTATCCTGATGTTCACAGGGCTCAGTTAAATCCTTTACTTCATTATATTGCTCATGGAAAAGATGAAGGCAAAATATTTCAATATGCATATTCTGTTAGGAGAAAAGAGGAAATTTGCGAAACAAATTCAGTATTCTTAACTAATTATGAATTTGACACAGAACCTCTGGTTTCTATTATCATACTGACAAGAAATGGTTTAGGTCACCTTAAAAGATTATTTAAAGATTTTGATAAGAAAACCAATTATTCAAATTATGAAATTATTGTTGTGGATAACGCCTCAGCAGATGAATCTGTCAGCTATTTGAAAAATCTGGATTTGCCAATTAGAATAATTGAAAATGAGGAAAATGTCAGCTTTTCAAAAGGAAACAATGATGCAGCCAAAATAGCCAACGGGGAATATATATTACTTTTAAACAATGATATTGAACCTACTTACGGATGGCTTAATGAAATGGTGGGAGCTATTGTTAATGATGAGGATGCAGCGTCTGTAGGTGCGAAATTGGTTTTTCCATTTTATGAAAACAACAGGAAAAAGTCATTTAGAATTCAGCATAGTGGTGACATCTTTGCAGAAAGGATGTATCCTTGCTGTTTATATGCAATCAATAAAAGTAATGACCATTTAGACATTTTTGACTCTTCACTTACAAAGAATGCCCAATGTGTTGCAGTTACAGGAGCTGTTGACCTAATTGATAAAAAAGTCTATGATGAGCTTGGGGGTCTTGACGAAGATTATATTTACGGCCTTGAAGATGTTGATTTTTCATTAAAATTACATAAAAAGGGTTATAAAACCATTTTAGCTTCCAATGCTTTACTTTTCCATCATGAATCAAGTACAAGGGTTAAATCCAAAGATTATGAAGATAATGATAAACATAATTACAAAGTATTTTGGTCTAAATGGGGAAATTATCTTTCTAAAAATATGCTTTTAGATAAAATACATGATAACAAATTTTTCACTCAAAAGAAACTTAAAATTACAATAGTTGATGAAAATTATCATGATAATTTTGAATTTTTATCTAAAATTTCCAAAGGCTTCAATGAATTGGGTTTTACAGTTGAGCTGATTTCGGATCTGGAAAACATGTATATTGGAAACTCTTCAGATATTTTGCTTTGTCTATCTGAGGATTATGATTTGGAAAATATGGTGGCCAGGGATGATATTGTCAGGGTATTTATTTCACAAAACAGTAAAGATAATCCCAAAGGTTATGATATTGTAGTATCTGATGAAAATAAGACTTTTGATTCCAAATATAATTTTGCAATTAAAGATAATTTTGTTAAAGAATTTTTGGAGAATTTGGAAGATATTTTAATAAAAAGTGACGGATTTTTATGAGTTTTAAGAATAGGTTAATGAGTAAAATTCCAGCTAGCTATATTTTACATAAATCATCCAATAAAACAGAGGCTAAGTTAATTGTTAAAGGATATAATGCGATTCGTAAAAATAACTTGTTTGATGATGAATTTTACTTAAATAAATATCCTAAAGTTAAAGCTTCAGGAATGGATCCTCTCCTTCATTATATTTTCTTCGGATTCAATGAGGGAAAAAAGCCAAATAAGGATTTTGATGGGGTATTTTATAAATATCACTATGATGATGTGGAGATTAATCCTTTAATTCACTATGCATTATATGGAATTGATGAAAACCGCCAGATTAAAGTAGCCAATGAAGATTTGGCCAATTTCAATGATTTAAATAAAACTAATATATTATTTGTTCTACATGAAAAAATAGGAACTATTGGAGGCACAGGCTTTACCAATCTGGATATTATAAACAGCTTGGATAAAAGATTTGGGGCATTTATTTTAACTTCTGATGGGGAAGATGTTGAGCTGTGGAAATTCACATCTTCTTTAGAAAAAATAGCTAATTTTAACTGTCATCCTAAAAAATATGAATTTTTAGACAATAGGTTAGCTGGTATTTACGAAGAAATCCTATCAAAATTAGATATTAAAATTATTCATATTAATCATTTAATTAACCATACTTTTGATCTAGCCGAAATAGCAAATAAAAAAAGAATTCCTTATATTGTAAGTATACATGATTTTTATTATATCTGTCCATCAATTCATTTAATCAATGAAAATTACAGTTATTGCGAGTTCAAATGTAAAACTTGCAAATTTGAAACTATTTTAAAGGATTGGCAAAAATACGGTTTTAAATTACTTGAAAATGCTTATTTAAATATTGTACCGTCTGATTCAGTAATTGAAATCTATAAATCGGTTTATCCGGATTTAAATAATTTTAAATTAATCAAACATGGGCGAGATATTGAAAAATCAAATATTGAACCTGAATTATCTAAAAATCCAATTAAAATAGCTATTCCTGGCCATATCTCACAGCATAAGGGATCTTTATTGATTAAAAAAATAAAAAATTTAGATAAGGACAATGCACTGGAACTGCACTTTATGGGAACTGCAATTCCAAATTTAAATAAATATGGGATAAATCATGGAAGGTATAAAAGGGGAGATTTTAATAAAGTAATAGCTGAAATCAATCCTTCATTTATAGCTATTTTATCAACATGTCCTGAAACATTCTCACATACATTAACCGAAAGCTGGAAATCAGGGATTCCAGTAATAGCTACAAACATTGGAGCACTAAAGGAAAGAGTTAATAAGACTGGTGGAGGATGGTTAGTGGATTATAAGAATCCGCAAAAAATATATGATAAGATTCTAAGTATTGATGAAACAGATTATCTGGAAAAAGTAGAAAATATATCCAAAATCAATTTTAAAAGCCTTAAAGAAATGACTGATGAATACAATAAGATATATGGGGAAATGTCTGATGAATTATAAAATATCTGTAATAGTAGCTACTTACAACTCTGGCGATTTTTTAAATGAGTTTTTAGACTCAATTAAATCTCAGAGTTTGGGCTTTGAGGATATTGAGGTTATTTTTGTTGATGATGCTTCAACTGATGATTATACTTTGGATTTATTGAATAATTTCAATGAAAGCTACCCGAATGTTTCAGTTATTTTTTTAGATGAGAATTCAGGTTTTCCAGGAACTGGTAGGAACAGGGGTTTGGATTTGGCTGGCGGTGAGTATGTTATATTTGCTGATCATGATGACAGCTATGTGGAAAACGCTTTTGAAGTAATGTATGATAAAATAAATGAAAATGATATGCTGATATCTAATTTTAACCAGGTATTCGATGATAAAGTAGTTAAATTCAAATCATTATACAAAGACACTCCGACAGTCTGCGTTAAAAACATTGATGAGGATAGAAATCTTTTAAGAATTCCTGCAGCTATATGGACAAGATTATTCAGAAAGGATTTCCTGGTTGAAAATAATATCCGATTTTTAGAGAGGATGCTTTGTGAAGATGTTTATGTAGCCACTTTAGGTTGTTTAAAAGCAGAGGGAATAATTTATCTCAATGATTTCTATAGCTACAACTACAAAATCAGGGATTCTGAAGGAAACAGATCAACAATTCATATTAGAAACAGAAAATACATTGAAGCAATGTTGGACGGATATTATGAAATAGCTAAAATGCTTGAAAAGGAAAATAAAACAGGTTATGGAAAGGAAATATTTAGACAACATTTAACATCATGGTTATATACAATTGTATTAAGTAAATTAGATTATAATGATAAAAAAGAATTATTTGAAAAATCATATGACATTTTTAAAATGTATTATACACAAGATTTATACTTTAAAAAAAGGTATAATAACCTTGTTGACAATATTTTAAGTAAGGACTTTGATAAGGCTGTTGTTGAAGCAAATAAATTAGAAAAAACTCAAGAAAATATGAATGACAGAAGTTTTCTTTCAAGGTTAAAACGTAAATTGGGAAGATAAAATGTATAAAATTTCAGTTGTAGTGGCTACTTATAATTCCGGTGATTTTTTAAGTGAGTTTTTAGACTCAATTAAATCTCAGAGTTTGGGTTTTGAGGATATTGAGGTTATTTTTGTTGATGATGCTTCAACTGATAGTTGTACTTTGGATTTATTGCATGATTTTAATAAAAAGTATTCTAATGTTTCAGCTGTGTTTTTAGATGAGAATTCAGGGTTTCCTGGAACTGGCAGGAACAGGGGTTTGGATTTGGCTGGCGGTGAGTATGTTATATTTGCTGATCATGATGACAGCTATGTGGAAAATGCTTTTGAAGTAATGTATAATGAAATAAGCAAGGAAAATGCTGATTTTTTAATTACTAACTACTATAAAGTTTATGAAAGGGAGACAGTTAAAGAAAAAACTGTTTTTGATGGGGAAAATGTTGTTGTAAATACTTTTAAAGATGATTTGAGGTTATTTGACATTGGCCCAAGTATCTGGACAAAATTGTTTAAAAAAGACTTCTTAGCTGAAAACAATATTAGATTTTTGGAAGGGATGCTTGCTGAAGATTTGTATGTTTATGTTTATGCACTTCTCAAATCTAAAAAAACAGTTTATTTGGATGATTTTTATAGCTATAATTATAGTATACGTGATGTTGATGGAAACAAATCAACAATACATATCAGAAATAAAAAATACTTGGAAAGCATGGTCAATGGTTATTTTGAGGTAGATAATTTATTGGATAAACTAAATAAAGAAGAATTCTTTTCAAATATTTTTAAAAGACATTTTGTTTATTGGTTAACGAGTTT
This genomic stretch from Methanobrevibacter smithii ATCC 35061 harbors:
- a CDS encoding glycosyltransferase family 2 protein; translated protein: MSYKVTVIIPTYNSVEFLDSTIASIMNQSIGFENIELIIVDDYSTDNTQELINHYCEKYENIKTFESGKKTGTPGRARNIGIANSTAEYIMFIDHDDNYLPESVEKLYNAVTENSCDVAIGKFQTFGEQKIVPEDWITHDVVLNSIDEDLRFFSINNIWRMIFPKDFLNKNEITFPEGVFAEDLTFMIDAFVNASKIVFINDIVYNFRLRTGDNSSTSLSKGMHYLDGLIEGYNNTVDVLKKNNACKYYDTIFNQHLSCWISDVALSETIDFEDKKELVNKSLKLFDEMGDVNPTPENNAIKSIITQIRARNLDEAYSLMGDYQLFRNRIHQLEVELAHKTQQIANLQTTKGWFKYKTKNIKQRLKKKI
- a CDS encoding glycosyltransferase; protein product: MNLSKSIKSNPLAYIAMKSKANPKKISMYKKIYSRIKNLELIDKDKYLAIHDDCKTQDMDVNLHYLYYGVKDDLATQQSYITDVFNLEFYKNRYSVENPVFDYVLEGFFKNNQINVFDSRYVNTLETPIFNQYYGGQNDKLLSEVKDNCYITDKRTLIPYIQLEKPIYSDKIRIGVFTNDPFENLAPCPYIRLHAPFNQLSKSDKYTFFMYGMDSYVMMDIDNILRSKLFDIVVVQRILPFLDLLLARCKKHGIKVVYETDDDLLGVEKNSPSFEYVDSVRSQITNFIDNADAVTVTTPNLASKFDSDKTMIIHNYYVNTVFDVKKDIKRGGKLKLGYYGTLTHSKDLFLIKDVILKLKEKYDFDFEVIGGFNAEDNVCEDWYDAVELPSNNMCFEVFMPWLSKVANWDVALVPLENSKFNLGKSELKYIELAVLGIPGVYSDMPVYNGVVKDGINGLLAKDTEEWVLKIEKLLLDLSLRENIRKNALEDVLKNYSLDDVVSMWDELFSKLI
- a CDS encoding glycosyltransferase domain-containing protein, which encodes MTENNVDPYEVVKKRYESTVDSFVLSDLFQPTLESNQELIDDVKDNRLVIYTAFTGNYDELKEPEFIDENCDYVCFTENPDLESDTWEIVQMEKSTLDDNRKAKQYRLFTDKYFPEYKYSFWLDGTFKIVGSIREYIYKYAKSKMLVVVHPERDCIYDEAVMSMPFPRYSNYTMTKQVEKYRSEGMPEHYGLPATGALFRAHNDPEIISIMRQWWREVVNYTNQDQLSLPYVMWKNNFHPSVSDVYYWVNEYWSKEGSYQHNFEIEDYITSRNLIESLEGNIKDKNTLTKEEINLLFNDIDALRDEANALNIARDHWDRQIRGVRNSTSWKLTSKLRNMRNRGNND
- a CDS encoding glycosyltransferase family 2 protein, producing the protein MTKHLINFLIKSNFDFRKAMKNYKYYGAIEESGLFDEKFYSKTYDDVKGDGLTHYLVKGYLEGRLPSLDFDPDFYNNNYPDVHRAQLNPLLHYIAHGKDEGKIFQYAYSVRRKEEICETNSVFLTNYEFDTEPLVSIIILTRNGLGHLKRLFKDFDKKTNYSNYEIIVVDNASADESVSYLKNLDLPIRIIENEENVSFSKGNNDAAKIANGEYILLLNNDIEPTYGWLNEMVGAIVNDEDAASVGAKLVFPFYENNRKKSFRIQHSGDIFAERMYPCCLYAINKSNDHLDIFDSSLTKNAQCVAVTGAVDLIDKKVYDELGGLDEDYIYGLEDVDFSLKLHKKGYKTILASNALLFHHESSTRVKSKDYEDNDKHNYKVFWSKWGNYLSKNMLLDKIHDNKFFTQKKLKITIVDENYHDNFEFLSKISKGFNELGFTVELISDLENMYIGNSSDILLCLSEDYDLENMVARDDIVRVFISQNSKDNPKGYDIVVSDENKTFDSKYNFAIKDNFVKEFLENLEDILIKSDGFL
- a CDS encoding glycosyltransferase, which gives rise to MSFKNRLMSKIPASYILHKSSNKTEAKLIVKGYNAIRKNNLFDDEFYLNKYPKVKASGMDPLLHYIFFGFNEGKKPNKDFDGVFYKYHYDDVEINPLIHYALYGIDENRQIKVANEDLANFNDLNKTNILFVLHEKIGTIGGTGFTNLDIINSLDKRFGAFILTSDGEDVELWKFTSSLEKIANFNCHPKKYEFLDNRLAGIYEEILSKLDIKIIHINHLINHTFDLAEIANKKRIPYIVSIHDFYYICPSIHLINENYSYCEFKCKTCKFETILKDWQKYGFKLLENAYLNIVPSDSVIEIYKSVYPDLNNFKLIKHGRDIEKSNIEPELSKNPIKIAIPGHISQHKGSLLIKKIKNLDKDNALELHFMGTAIPNLNKYGINHGRYKRGDFNKVIAEINPSFIAILSTCPETFSHTLTESWKSGIPVIATNIGALKERVNKTGGGWLVDYKNPQKIYDKILSIDETDYLEKVENISKINFKSLKEMTDEYNKIYGEMSDEL
- a CDS encoding glycosyltransferase family 2 protein, whose product is MNYKISVIVATYNSGDFLNEFLDSIKSQSLGFEDIEVIFVDDASTDDYTLDLLNNFNESYPNVSVIFLDENSGFPGTGRNRGLDLAGGEYVIFADHDDSYVENAFEVMYDKINENDMLISNFNQVFDDKVVKFKSLYKDTPTVCVKNIDEDRNLLRIPAAIWTRLFRKDFLVENNIRFLERMLCEDVYVATLGCLKAEGIIYLNDFYSYNYKIRDSEGNRSTIHIRNRKYIEAMLDGYYEIAKMLEKENKTGYGKEIFRQHLTSWLYTIVLSKLDYNDKKELFEKSYDIFKMYYTQDLYFKKRYNNLVDNILSKDFDKAVVEANKLEKTQENMNDRSFLSRLKRKLGR
- a CDS encoding glycosyltransferase family 2 protein; its protein translation is MYKISVVVATYNSGDFLSEFLDSIKSQSLGFEDIEVIFVDDASTDSCTLDLLHDFNKKYSNVSAVFLDENSGFPGTGRNRGLDLAGGEYVIFADHDDSYVENAFEVMYNEISKENADFLITNYYKVYERETVKEKTVFDGENVVVNTFKDDLRLFDIGPSIWTKLFKKDFLAENNIRFLEGMLAEDLYVYVYALLKSKKTVYLDDFYSYNYSIRDVDGNKSTIHIRNKKYLESMVNGYFEVDNLLDKLNKEEFFSNIFKRHFVYWLTSLVVSDISDAEKRELVVAINPLLKKQLAISSEFDEKSYLPLIDLILAEDYDKIVEEICKIKKSRARKDKIKSFFGLR